A region of the Ovis canadensis isolate MfBH-ARS-UI-01 breed Bighorn chromosome 10, ARS-UI_OviCan_v2, whole genome shotgun sequence genome:
TACCAAGGTAGAAACAATATGGGCAACTGAGCCAGTCTGGAAATCATTTCAAGAACTTAAACTTATCCTGTGTCTTTATATCATGAAGTAAGATTCTAGAAGAAAGGGAATAGCAGGAAAACAAGGAAGTTTGcctcctttgttttctgtttaaactctctctccccagccttgtgtatgtgtgtgtgtgtgtggtgtctgtatGTGATTTGCTCTGGCTCAAGTTTTACAGCTAATGAGAGGAATCATCATCATCTCTCCCTCGGGCAATGGCCAGATTCAAGAACAGTATGGTGTAAACACTGCACAGGGACCCCTGTCCATCAAAGCCTCCTGGGTACTTCCACCCAAGATTGCTCCTCCCTAAACTGATCAGGAATCAGGCTTGCTGAGGATTTCACTGCACAAACTTCATTCTTATTGGACATTGAATAAGAATTCAACTCATAGTACTTGAAGTGGAAGATTAAGTATTAATCCTCTGTGATATCTCTTTAACTGTCAATGGTAAAACTATAAGAAAAGTATATAACAAGTGTATTTATAGAAATTATCATAAATACCAGTTTTACACACAGACTTTCATAGAAACTATTTTTCACGGGAGAAATTTCTTGTTCAGTTTTATAGAGATCTCCAAAAATCATAATTACAAGTATATAGTAAACACTGTAAGAAATGGGATTTAAAATTACAGTGGACACTCTAGTATTCAGTAGTGTTCAGTATGAGTCTGATTTACAAggacattaaaatattataagacACTGTTTTGCTGAATTTTACTGTTTGTTATACTTctgtttaaaatgataaaattatgaaattctactactctgttttataataaatgtttttaataataaaaacattactGAGTCAAGTGTCACTAAAAGGTATTTGTTTTTTCAAAGCACAAAATTTTgagtaaattattttcatttgccCCAAACTAATTTTCCTCCCAAAATGTCACTTTCAGTAAACTCAATTTCAAATTGCAAGTATTGCTCATCCAGAGTAATCTTTAGCAACACACACTGATAAGCAAAAATTAAGTTTGTTTTGTGGCACAACTCAATAGTAGATAAAGAAACTAGGCAGTAACTAAACACAGTACAATCAACCGCATTTGTTAGGCTAGCGCCCATGCTGGGTCAGTTAGTTTTTTTCATATACCAATAATGTGAATCTACTATCtgatatatattaaatatcactTAGATATACTGAAAATATGCAGTAGGCAAACTAAATGCATCCTGGAATTCTTTTTGGTACAGGTGCCTTTAGTGCAACTTTGCTTCCTGTTTTCACAGCAAAGAATGAGACCACCCCTCTAGTGTACTCTGCTCATCTCTCAAGGACTTTAAGGAAACAGATCAGGAAAATCACAGGACAAAGTAAATATAAACTTTTCATAGGTATATATAAGTCATATTTAGAGCCTATACTTTTTCAAGTTTCTCAAAGATCTTCAGAGCATAATTCACATTTCTAAGCTTAAGCTACACTAATGCACTGTCTGCAGTTTCAGCTGAAGAATTAATAAGATTTGTGTCCTTTAGAATACCTTTTAAATAGAAACACTGATCTGGGAGGTGGTGGTTAAAACTGATACTGATTCAGGCTCTGAAAATTCTGATGGCTTGTTGGTTGATATGCTGTACTTAAGtagcttcttttaaaaagtagttaACTACTTAATATTGGGAAGTATGTTTCTTTCTTATgccatcagattttttttaatgaaatgcaaaaattttaagtgaattaactgaaaaaaatattctacTCTAGTAATCCTCTGTTGTGGAGAGAAATGCAGACcagcaaagtaaaataaactgtGAACACTGAACCCGggtaacattttaaaacttattaaaaaaaataaacgtTTAAAATGCAACAAAAGTAAGACATTTTACATCTTATAAATTTTCGACTATTCACATGGGAGGGGTTATGTGTAGACTATGCTGTGCAGGCAGTGGCCAAAGTGGAAATCCTTTTCAGTAAGTGCCCCTCTCACAGCTGCTGGCAGTGTGGCTCTTCCTGTTTCAAAGGTTTCAGGATAGCTCCCCAAGCCAGCAAGAAAGTGAAGTCCCAGAGATGCTAAAAGTCTCCTACCTGAATTATGGACATCCGCGTGGCTGGGGTCTCGCTCGCGTTAGTCCCTTGTCCGGTAAAGCTGGTGTGGCAGCCCGCGTGGCCCTGGGGAACAGTCAGGTTGTTGGAGGCCGGTTTGAGATACATCACCTCGGACCGAGGCGAGCTGAGCGGCAGGCGCGTCTGGTAGTCGAAGTACATGGGGGAGGTGGCCAGGGAGGGGCTGCTCACCACATTCATGACGTTCATGGCGTTCCTTTCCTCCACCTCGCTCTGCACCAGCATGATATCGTTTTTGTTGATCTTCTTCTTCTTGCCCTTGCCCCCGCCCAGCTGCGGGTGGCTGTACTCGGCGATGCGGCAGTTATAAGTGCGAATCTCCTTGTTCTCGCGCTTGCACTTGACAGCGATGGTGATCATGGCCGCTAGGAGGATGATGGAGATGGTGCTCAGGGTCACGATGAGCGGCAGCGACATGTCCCAGTGGCGCTGCTCGCCGTTCACCCGGGGAACGCCCTCGGGCAAGGAGCCGCTCACCGAGCGGATGATGAGCTTGGCCACCGCCGACAGGGTGGGCTTGCCATGGTCCGTCACCTTCACTACCAGCTCCACCACTGGCGTCACGTCCTCCCAGAAGGGGTGCAGCGTGCGGATCTCACCGCTGGATGGGTCGATTTCAAACAGGTGGTCGTCGTTCCCGTCCACGATCTCGTAGGTGAGGCGCCCGCTCTCGCCAAAATCGCTGTCGAGGGCGCGCACGGTGCTCACCAGGTAGCCCAGACCGGCGTTGCGCGGCACCTGCAGCTCGGCTGTGTCGTTCTGCAGCGTGGGCAGCACGATCACCGGAGCGTTGTCATTCACGTCTAGCACTGTCACCCTCACCGTGGCGTTGCTCTCCAAGTGCGCGGGCGCCCCGGAGTCCTTAGCAAGCACCTTGAACTCAAACGCCTTGGTCTGCTCATAGTTAAAGGAGCGCAGGGCGTAGATGGCCCCGTTGGTGGGGTTCACGGACACGTAGGTGTAGATGGACACGTCGCCGATGTGCGAGGGCAGGATGGAATAGGACACCGTGCCGTTTTGGCCCAGGTCGGGGTCCTGGGCCAGCACCGAGCCCAGATACTCTCCTGGGATGTTGTTTTCGTGCACCTGGAGCACGTAGAGCCCCTTCGTGAAACGAGGCGGGTTGTCATTCTCGTCCAGAATCTTGACCGCGAACGACTTGGTAGAGTTGAGTGGAGGCGAGCCCCCGTCCCGCGCCACGATCGTCACGTTGTACTCGTCCTGGGTCTCGCGGTCCAGCGGGCGGTCGGTCACCACCGTGAAGAAGTTGTCATAGTTCTCCTCCAGCTTGAAGGGCACGGAGCCTCCCGGGCCGCCaaggccgccgccgccgcccggtcCGCCTCCTCCCAGGACTCGGCACTGAAGCTGCCCATTCTTGCCCGAGTCTCGGTCGGTGACCCGCACCAGGGCTATGACGGTGCCGGGCGGGGCCGCCTCGCTCAGCGCCCCCTGGCGCACGGAGACGAAACCGATGGACGGCGCGTTGTCGTTGCGGTCGATGAGCTTGACCGTGACCTTGCAGTGGGCCGGGATGGGGTTGGGACCCAGGTCTCGGGCCTGCACGTCAATCTCCAGCATCCCGTTCTCCTCATAGTCCAGGTTGCCCTTGACCCGGATCAGGCCGGTCTTGGGGTCGATGGAGAAGAGCTCCCGCACGCGGTCGGGCACGTAGCTGCTGAAAGAGTAGAGCACTTCGCCATTGGGACCCTCGTCGGCGTCGGTGGCGTTCAGATCAATGACCACGGTGCCCAGCGGGGCGTTTTCGGGCAGCTCCACCAGGTAGGAGGGAGCCTCGAAGACCGGGCTGTTGTCGTTCGAGTCAATCACCTTCACGTTGATCTGCACCGTGGCGGAGCGCGGCGGCTCGCCGCCGTCCAGGGCGGTCAGCACCAGAGTGTGATGGTTCTGCTGCTCGCGGTCTAGCGCCTTCTGGATAACCAGCTCTGGGAACTTGGAGCCGTCGCCGCGGGACTTGACGTCCAGCGCGAACAGGCCGTGGTCATCGCGCGTCAGCAGGTAGGTACGGAGCCCGTTCTCGCCGGCGTCGGGGTCGTGTGCACTGGTGAGCGGGAAGCGGGTGCCCGGGGCTGCGTTCTCTGAGATGTCCATCTCAATCTGGTCcgaggggaaggagggagcgTTGTCGTTGATGTCCTGGATCTCTACCTTGATCATACAGATCTCCTTGTCATTGGCGAACACCTCGAGGGACAGCTGGCACTTGGCGTTGTGGCGACACAGAGACTCGCGGTCAATGCGCTGTTTAGTGTAGAGGAGCCCGCTGTCCGCTTCCACGTCCAGCAGGTGCGGAGCAGAGTTCTCTAGCACCCGATAGCTGCTAGACTTGCTTCGCCCGCCACCACCGCCGCCTCGCTCTGAGGGCGGAAGCCCGGGCTGCAGTCGAGCATCCTTGCCGATGTTGccgatcaccgtgccggcgccttgCTCCTCCGGCACTGAGTAGTTCAGGTTTTTGAGCGTCAGGGCAGGagcccagaggaggaaacagcaacagatGGAAAGGTACATCCCAGACCGGCGGGGTGTTGGCAGAAGCAGCCGGACTGGAGGGGCTAGCGGATGAGTGCGCGCCAGCTTGGGGCCCGGGGCGCAGCTTATGCGCCCGACGCGAGCCACAAGTCTCTGGATCCTCTCTTCCTTCCGCTCCCGGGATGCGGCACCCGGCGGTCTCTCCTTATTCCGCACAAGTTCCCCGAACCTGTTGATCTACAGCATCCGCACTGGGCTGGGAGCAGCGGTGCAGCGTAGCTGCAGGGGCACTGAGCAAGGCGGAGGCTCCCTGCGGCTGGGGCCGAGCCCGGGGCTTTGTCTCTCCCTCCTGGACTTCGGGCGACTCAAACTTGAGCGATGAGACCAGCGATAAGAAGGAAATCGCGTCTGGGGAGGATGGTAATAAGCTGAAGAATCCGTAGGTTTTCCTCACTCCCGCTAGGGCGCTGCAAATCCACTCCAGCTTTTTGCCTCCGGAATACTCTTCACACCGGgtgggggagggagctgggaggtgtGTCTCTAGGCAGATCAGAAAGTGAAATCCTTACttgtttctcttctccagtgaTAAAATTGATGGGAATAAGGAACAACgaagaaagagtcagatatattGAAGCTTCCCTGAAGCCTTGTGAAATGTCTGCTTGCTTCTCGGGTTGGTCTGTTTTCAGGCAGTGTTTTGCTGCATTTAGAGATCTAATCTTGCATTGGCGGCTGAGGCAGCGGTGGCGGCAGACTGCATCTCCAAGCCAagggtgtttctttctttttttcttttttccctccttctctctctccgtTTCGAGCAGCcgaagggaggggaggaaatgCAGCGCAAAGAACTAGTGTCCGGATTTGTAGTTTCCTCCCTCCACGAggctcctccctctcttcctcggAAAAGGCTCTCGCCCAAGTCGAGGAAGACACAGGCTGATCTGCGTTTGCGGTTTGAGTCTGTTGGGAGGGGGAAAATGTAGAGACGTATCTCCGCCTCTGTTGGTAGAACGCACTCTGATTTCCCTACGCTGAGCCAGTAGCCGCAGCTACCATCCCATTCTCTGCCCGCGAGCAAGGACTTCTCTCCCTGCAGTTTAATTCCAgtttgcttttcttcccaggcGAAAGGAAATCAACAGGCAACTCATGGTTGGATGTGCAGATttgaagggggagggagaggcgGAATAAAAAGGAAGGGGGAGCCACCCTCCCAGTCCCCGCACACACACTCTCCCTGTCTCTCGCTAGAAGGGAAACAGTCTCTGCATTCACAGGGTTGGGCTGTCAAgtgcctctcttttctttctattcaGCATCTCCTTCCAATGGCCCTGCCTCCCAGTCCTCTTCATCTAGAAAGGAAAACCTTGGCGAGGAATAAAAGTAGTGAATATTTGAAGCGAATAAAGTgcgggctttttcttttttcttcaattttttttcctatagtagGAGTGGGTTGGATGAAAGGAACACATCAAGGTTTGGCGTGATGCATGCTGCAGTCTCGCTCTCGCAGTCTCTCTGGGCGAGTCGCGAGGGCAGCGGACGAAGAGCTCCGGCCGCGGCGGTCCAGCCAGGGCACCCGCCCCGGGGAGCTAACGCCCAGGGGATGCTAGGCACGGGTCTGTCTACACATTATCGGATTCTCGAGGCGCCTCGACAAACGGGAATGACACATCCAGAAATGCAGGTGTTCCGATCTGCCGGATGAGTCAGAAGCAGCGGAACGAATCGAATTCACTCTCGCCTCATGGTCCTCCCTTCATAGACATTAGTTGTGGCTTCTTCCTAACGCTTTCTCTGACTCACTCTACAGAAAGAAAAGCCAGATTCATGTTTTgggggaaaaacaagaaaaagcgagagaaagggagggagaggaggagggaggtgaaGCTGAATCCAGCGGCACTTTTACTCTACCTCTTTCTGCCGGAGTCCGAGGCTCTGGAAAGCAAGGCGTCTGTTTTGctaggtgtttttattttaaaaataaaggcgtAAAGGAACCCCCAAATCTTTCAATCTTGggtgaggaaaaaagagaaaaataaatctggattATAGAGACTGTTCACAGCTTAGCTCCGCATCACAGTTCACGATTTTCCTGTCAGTGTTTTCTATTCACAAAGTCCAGTACTGGTGTGCGTAGTTAATTGTGCAGTCCGTtgtggaggctttttttttttcctccttttctgtcaCGGGTGGTCTCTCTCAATCTGGTGCCTGACAGGATCAGCTCACAGCCTGG
Encoded here:
- the PCDH17 gene encoding protocadherin-17 isoform X4, with the protein product MYLSICCCFLLWAPALTLKNLNYSVPEEQGAGTVIGNIGKDARLQPGLPPSERGGGGGGRSKSSSYRVLENSAPHLLDVEADSGLLYTKQRIDRESLCRHNAKCQLSLEVFANDKEICMIKVEIQDINDNAPSFPSDQIEMDISENAAPGTRFPLTSAHDPDAGENGLRTYLLTRDDHGLFALDVKSRGDGSKFPELVIQKALDREQQNHHTLVLTALDGGEPPRSATVQINVKVIDSNDNSPVFEAPSYLVELPENAPLGTVVIDLNATDADEGPNGEVLYSFSSYVPDRVRELFSIDPKTGLIRVKGNLDYEENGMLEIDVQARDLGPNPIPAHCKVTVKLIDRNDNAPSIGFVSVRQGALSEAAPPGTVIALVRVTDRDSGKNGQLQCRVLGGGGPGGGGGLGGPGGSVPFKLEENYDNFFTVVTDRPLDRETQDEYNVTIVARDGGSPPLNSTKSFAVKILDENDNPPRFTKGLYVLQVHENNIPGEYLGSVLAQDPDLGQNGTVSYSILPSHIGDVSIYTYVSVNPTNGAIYALRSFNYEQTKAFEFKVLAKDSGAPAHLESNATVRVTVLDVNDNAPVIVLPTLQNDTAELQVPRNAGLGYLVSTVRALDSDFGESGRLTYEIVDGNDDHLFEIDPSSGEIRTLHPFWEDVTPVVELVVKVTDHGKPTLSAVAKLIIRSVSGSLPEGVPRVNGEQRHWDMSLPLIVTLSTISIILLAAMITIAVKCKRENKEIRTYNCRIAEYSHPQLGGGKGKKKKINKNDIMLVQSEVEERNAMNVMNVVSSPSLATSPMYFDYQTRLPLSSPRSEVMYLKPASNNLTVPQGHAGCHTSFTGQGTNASETPATRMSIIQTDNFPAEPNYMGSRQQFVQSSTFKDPERASLRDSGHGDSDQADSDQDTNKGSCCDMSVREALKMKTTSTKSQPLEQVH
- the PCDH17 gene encoding protocadherin-17 isoform X1, with the protein product MYLSICCCFLLWAPALTLKNLNYSVPEEQGAGTVIGNIGKDARLQPGLPPSERGGGGGGRSKSSSYRVLENSAPHLLDVEADSGLLYTKQRIDRESLCRHNAKCQLSLEVFANDKEICMIKVEIQDINDNAPSFPSDQIEMDISENAAPGTRFPLTSAHDPDAGENGLRTYLLTRDDHGLFALDVKSRGDGSKFPELVIQKALDREQQNHHTLVLTALDGGEPPRSATVQINVKVIDSNDNSPVFEAPSYLVELPENAPLGTVVIDLNATDADEGPNGEVLYSFSSYVPDRVRELFSIDPKTGLIRVKGNLDYEENGMLEIDVQARDLGPNPIPAHCKVTVKLIDRNDNAPSIGFVSVRQGALSEAAPPGTVIALVRVTDRDSGKNGQLQCRVLGGGGPGGGGGLGGPGGSVPFKLEENYDNFFTVVTDRPLDRETQDEYNVTIVARDGGSPPLNSTKSFAVKILDENDNPPRFTKGLYVLQVHENNIPGEYLGSVLAQDPDLGQNGTVSYSILPSHIGDVSIYTYVSVNPTNGAIYALRSFNYEQTKAFEFKVLAKDSGAPAHLESNATVRVTVLDVNDNAPVIVLPTLQNDTAELQVPRNAGLGYLVSTVRALDSDFGESGRLTYEIVDGNDDHLFEIDPSSGEIRTLHPFWEDVTPVVELVVKVTDHGKPTLSAVAKLIIRSVSGSLPEGVPRVNGEQRHWDMSLPLIVTLSTISIILLAAMITIAVKCKRENKEIRTYNCRIAEYSHPQLGGGKGKKKKINKNDIMLVQSEVEERNAMNVMNVVSSPSLATSPMYFDYQTRLPLSSPRSEVMYLKPASNNLTVPQGHAGCHTSFTGQGTNASETPATRMSIIQTDNFPAEPNYMGSRQQFVQSSSTFKDPERASLRDSGHGDSDQADSDQDTNKGSCCDMSVREALKMKTTSTKSQPLEQEPEECVNCTDECRVLGHSDRCWMPQFPATNQAENADYRTNLFVPTVEANVETETYETVNPTGKKTFCTFGKDKREHTILIANVKPYLKAKRALSPLLQEVPSASSSPTKACIEPCTSTKGSLDSCEAKPGALAEASSQYLPTDSQYLSPSKQPRDPPFLASEQMARVFADVHSRASRDSSEMGTVLEQLDHPGQDLGREAVDAEEVVREIDKLLQDCRGNDPVAVRK
- the PCDH17 gene encoding protocadherin-17 isoform X3, which codes for MYLSICCCFLLWAPALTLKNLNYSVPEEQGAGTVIGNIGKDARLQPGLPPSERGGGGGGRSKSSSYRVLENSAPHLLDVEADSGLLYTKQRIDRESLCRHNAKCQLSLEVFANDKEICMIKVEIQDINDNAPSFPSDQIEMDISENAAPGTRFPLTSAHDPDAGENGLRTYLLTRDDHGLFALDVKSRGDGSKFPELVIQKALDREQQNHHTLVLTALDGGEPPRSATVQINVKVIDSNDNSPVFEAPSYLVELPENAPLGTVVIDLNATDADEGPNGEVLYSFSSYVPDRVRELFSIDPKTGLIRVKGNLDYEENGMLEIDVQARDLGPNPIPAHCKVTVKLIDRNDNAPSIGFVSVRQGALSEAAPPGTVIALVRVTDRDSGKNGQLQCRVLGGGGPGGGGGLGGPGGSVPFKLEENYDNFFTVVTDRPLDRETQDEYNVTIVARDGGSPPLNSTKSFAVKILDENDNPPRFTKGLYVLQVHENNIPGEYLGSVLAQDPDLGQNGTVSYSILPSHIGDVSIYTYVSVNPTNGAIYALRSFNYEQTKAFEFKVLAKDSGAPAHLESNATVRVTVLDVNDNAPVIVLPTLQNDTAELQVPRNAGLGYLVSTVRALDSDFGESGRLTYEIVDGNDDHLFEIDPSSGEIRTLHPFWEDVTPVVELVVKVTDHGKPTLSAVAKLIIRSVSGSLPEGVPRVNGEQRHWDMSLPLIVTLSTISIILLAAMITIAVKCKRENKEIRTYNCRIAEYSHPQLGGGKGKKKKINKNDIMLVQSEVEERNAMNVMNVVSSPSLATSPMYFDYQTRLPLSSPRSEVMYLKPASNNLTVPQGHAGCHTSFTGQGTNASETPATRMSIIQTDNFPAEPNYMGSRQQFVQSSSTFKDPERASLRDSGHGDSDQADSDQDTNKGSCCDMSVREALKMKTTSTKSQPLEQVH
- the PCDH17 gene encoding protocadherin-17 isoform X2, which produces MYLSICCCFLLWAPALTLKNLNYSVPEEQGAGTVIGNIGKDARLQPGLPPSERGGGGGGRSKSSSYRVLENSAPHLLDVEADSGLLYTKQRIDRESLCRHNAKCQLSLEVFANDKEICMIKVEIQDINDNAPSFPSDQIEMDISENAAPGTRFPLTSAHDPDAGENGLRTYLLTRDDHGLFALDVKSRGDGSKFPELVIQKALDREQQNHHTLVLTALDGGEPPRSATVQINVKVIDSNDNSPVFEAPSYLVELPENAPLGTVVIDLNATDADEGPNGEVLYSFSSYVPDRVRELFSIDPKTGLIRVKGNLDYEENGMLEIDVQARDLGPNPIPAHCKVTVKLIDRNDNAPSIGFVSVRQGALSEAAPPGTVIALVRVTDRDSGKNGQLQCRVLGGGGPGGGGGLGGPGGSVPFKLEENYDNFFTVVTDRPLDRETQDEYNVTIVARDGGSPPLNSTKSFAVKILDENDNPPRFTKGLYVLQVHENNIPGEYLGSVLAQDPDLGQNGTVSYSILPSHIGDVSIYTYVSVNPTNGAIYALRSFNYEQTKAFEFKVLAKDSGAPAHLESNATVRVTVLDVNDNAPVIVLPTLQNDTAELQVPRNAGLGYLVSTVRALDSDFGESGRLTYEIVDGNDDHLFEIDPSSGEIRTLHPFWEDVTPVVELVVKVTDHGKPTLSAVAKLIIRSVSGSLPEGVPRVNGEQRHWDMSLPLIVTLSTISIILLAAMITIAVKCKRENKEIRTYNCRIAEYSHPQLGGGKGKKKKINKNDIMLVQSEVEERNAMNVMNVVSSPSLATSPMYFDYQTRLPLSSPRSEVMYLKPASNNLTVPQGHAGCHTSFTGQGTNASETPATRMSIIQTDNFPAEPNYMGSRQQFVQSSTFKDPERASLRDSGHGDSDQADSDQDTNKGSCCDMSVREALKMKTTSTKSQPLEQEPEECVNCTDECRVLGHSDRCWMPQFPATNQAENADYRTNLFVPTVEANVETETYETVNPTGKKTFCTFGKDKREHTILIANVKPYLKAKRALSPLLQEVPSASSSPTKACIEPCTSTKGSLDSCEAKPGALAEASSQYLPTDSQYLSPSKQPRDPPFLASEQMARVFADVHSRASRDSSEMGTVLEQLDHPGQDLGREAVDAEEVVREIDKLLQDCRGNDPVAVRK